A genome region from Crossiella equi includes the following:
- a CDS encoding YibE/F family protein produces MPAPERPARRRKPVPKTAPTTGHGHGHGHGHGPAEPVSRRVRVLLTALLAPLALAALLGGVLLYPFGATQATGGDIGLHRTPVHGEVTAVVQQECDTGGQGDKCQVVTVKLADGPGAGAAIQTPMPLAPNTPRFTVGDQVVLAFSGEGDPRAGQSYELVDFQRGLPLTLLAAVFALAVLLLARWRGLAALAALALSFLVLVFFVLPAILAGESPLAVAVVGAGIIMFAALYLTHGISGRTSTAVLGTLASLLLIGVLGYGFIALTSLTGLDEETTSLITLLGRPLDTRGLLLAGIIIGALGVLDDVTVTQASAVWELRRANPGLTWRQLYSAGLRIGRDHVGSAVNTLFMAYAGAALPMLIAFSVSGRSFGEIATAQQVAQEIVRTLVGSIGLVAAVPVTTVLAAVVAVREPVAPPAGQEPDPEPEAVAKPEEPEPVATPAPPKPARDPLLDAPTDPFLKPVPAGPVRRPPPSPSQQWGSPSTPEQVPPDRAAPPRRHRYRQD; encoded by the coding sequence GTGCCAGCACCCGAGCGCCCGGCCCGCCGCCGCAAGCCCGTGCCGAAGACCGCCCCCACCACCGGGCACGGCCACGGCCACGGGCACGGGCACGGCCCGGCCGAGCCCGTCTCGCGGCGCGTGCGGGTCCTGCTCACCGCCCTGCTCGCTCCCCTGGCCCTGGCCGCCCTGCTCGGCGGGGTGCTGCTCTACCCGTTCGGCGCCACCCAGGCCACCGGCGGCGACATCGGCCTGCACCGCACGCCCGTGCACGGCGAGGTCACCGCGGTCGTCCAGCAGGAGTGCGACACCGGCGGCCAGGGCGACAAGTGCCAGGTGGTCACCGTCAAGCTCGCCGACGGACCGGGCGCGGGCGCGGCGATCCAGACCCCGATGCCGCTGGCCCCCAACACCCCCCGGTTCACCGTCGGCGACCAGGTCGTGCTGGCCTTCTCCGGCGAGGGCGACCCGCGCGCGGGCCAGTCCTACGAGCTGGTGGACTTCCAGCGCGGCCTGCCGCTGACCCTGCTGGCCGCGGTCTTCGCCCTCGCCGTGCTGCTGCTCGCCCGCTGGCGCGGCCTGGCCGCCCTGGCCGCGCTCGCGCTCAGCTTCCTGGTGCTGGTGTTCTTCGTGCTCCCGGCCATCCTGGCGGGGGAGAGCCCGTTGGCCGTGGCCGTGGTCGGCGCGGGCATCATCATGTTCGCCGCCCTCTACCTCACCCACGGCATCAGCGGCCGCACCAGCACCGCCGTGCTCGGCACCCTGGCCAGCCTGCTGCTCATCGGTGTGCTCGGCTACGGCTTCATCGCCCTGACCAGCCTCACCGGCCTGGACGAGGAGACCACCAGCCTCATCACCCTGCTCGGCCGCCCCCTGGACACCCGGGGCCTGCTGCTGGCCGGGATCATCATCGGCGCCCTGGGCGTGCTCGACGACGTCACCGTCACCCAGGCCAGCGCGGTGTGGGAGCTGCGCCGGGCCAACCCCGGGCTGACCTGGCGGCAGCTGTACTCCGCGGGCCTGCGCATCGGGCGCGACCACGTCGGCTCGGCGGTCAACACCCTGTTCATGGCCTACGCCGGTGCCGCGCTGCCCATGCTCATCGCCTTCTCCGTCTCCGGTCGCTCCTTCGGCGAGATCGCCACCGCCCAGCAGGTCGCCCAGGAGATCGTGCGCACCCTGGTCGGCAGCATCGGCCTGGTCGCCGCCGTCCCGGTCACCACCGTGCTGGCCGCGGTGGTCGCGGTGCGCGAACCGGTGGCACCGCCCGCCGGCCAGGAGCCCGACCCGGAACCCGAGGCCGTGGCCAAGCCGGAGGAGCCCGAGCCCGTGGCCACGCCCGCGCCGCCGAAACCGGCCCGGGACCCGCTGCTGGACGCCCCGACCGACCCGTTCCTCAAACCCGTACCGGCCGGACCCGTGCGACGACCCCCACCGTCGCCCTCGCAACAGTGGGGGTCGCCCTCTACTCCCGAGCAGGTGCCGCCGGACCGGGCCGCTCCGCCTCGGCGTCACCGGTACCGGCAGGACTGA
- a CDS encoding DUF1996 domain-containing protein, giving the protein MALHRLPSRRAAFLAAFVTMTLLAGVVAVITSSVQPGEALADGQRPAEQFVDITKVKPNVRTPRNENDATTGTFTVNCGRNENGHFNPDNFIAQPGVRNGAEHLHDYVGNLSTNADSTNESLARAGTTCKNGDKSTYFWPVVRIDRGEGVQNKKGQDGRQNQPQVKRDVVFCPDVASRLEDVPDPQQPQVEQRLDELDGQVSEANEKLKAVDVANEQQVRERVLEPLARLRQAALGALKAVVAAAGQPQNQAELDGLEQCQVQEDNAEVFGVQRAEVRDGAADGNNELPGNEGEIQRPEVVDLTFRGSPVGKVKAMPKFLRILFGDAKPSQNGTKNTRAGWTCSGFENRLIDKYPICPQGSKVKRVHDFASCLVGQNIDSANHRDHIKFPDQNGRCPRGTRAVPQLRISLTYNIPRDIQLQRRYAVDSFPQEDHNPLSDHNDFANVMSQSIMNRVVNCINKNKRCRE; this is encoded by the coding sequence ATGGCCTTGCACAGACTCCCGTCCCGACGGGCCGCGTTCCTCGCCGCGTTCGTCACGATGACGCTGCTCGCCGGGGTGGTCGCGGTGATCACCTCCTCGGTCCAGCCCGGTGAGGCGCTCGCGGACGGGCAGCGGCCCGCTGAGCAGTTCGTCGACATCACGAAGGTGAAGCCGAACGTGCGCACGCCGCGCAACGAGAACGACGCGACCACGGGTACGTTCACGGTCAACTGCGGCCGGAACGAGAACGGCCACTTCAACCCGGACAACTTCATCGCCCAGCCAGGTGTGCGCAACGGCGCCGAACACCTGCACGACTACGTCGGAAACCTCTCCACGAATGCCGACTCCACGAATGAGAGCCTGGCGCGGGCGGGTACGACCTGCAAGAACGGAGACAAGTCCACCTACTTCTGGCCGGTCGTGCGCATTGACCGGGGAGAGGGCGTGCAGAACAAAAAGGGCCAGGACGGGCGGCAGAACCAGCCGCAGGTGAAACGCGACGTGGTGTTCTGCCCGGACGTGGCCAGTCGGCTGGAGGACGTGCCGGACCCGCAGCAGCCGCAGGTGGAGCAGCGGCTGGACGAGCTGGACGGCCAGGTCTCGGAAGCCAACGAGAAGCTCAAGGCCGTCGACGTGGCCAACGAGCAGCAGGTCCGTGAGCGGGTGCTGGAGCCGCTGGCCCGGCTGCGCCAGGCGGCCCTCGGTGCGCTGAAGGCCGTGGTGGCCGCGGCGGGCCAGCCGCAGAACCAGGCCGAGCTGGACGGGCTGGAGCAGTGCCAGGTCCAGGAGGACAACGCCGAGGTCTTCGGGGTGCAGCGGGCCGAGGTGCGCGACGGCGCGGCCGACGGCAACAACGAGCTGCCGGGCAACGAGGGCGAGATCCAGCGGCCGGAGGTGGTCGACCTGACCTTCCGGGGCAGCCCGGTGGGCAAGGTCAAGGCGATGCCGAAGTTCCTGCGCATCCTCTTCGGTGACGCCAAGCCCTCCCAGAACGGCACCAAGAACACCCGGGCGGGCTGGACGTGCAGCGGGTTCGAGAACCGGCTGATCGACAAGTACCCGATCTGCCCGCAGGGCAGCAAGGTCAAGCGGGTGCACGACTTCGCCAGCTGCCTGGTCGGGCAGAACATCGACAGCGCCAACCACCGCGACCACATCAAGTTCCCGGACCAGAACGGCCGCTGCCCCCGGGGCACGCGCGCGGTACCGCAGCTGCGGATCTCCCTGACCTACAACATCCCCCGGGACATCCAGCTGCAGCGTCGCTACGCGGTGGACTCCTTCCCGCAGGAGGACCACAACCCGCTCTCCGACCACAACGACTTCGCCAACGTCATGTCGCAGTCGATCATGAACCGGGTGGTGAACTGCATCAACAAGAACAAGCGCTGCCGGGAGTGA
- a CDS encoding macrolide family glycosyltransferase, producing MAHILCLAPGAAGHVNPLLGLVTELTDRGHRVSFATTKDYAARVAHAGAEAVVYHSAVEESWTADNPPDFTGDALVEILGWGVTETETQLPVLEQAFAGDQPDLVVYDGMQLLRWVGPLLAQRWGVPSVQTCPSLVSNEHWSMTDEFVSFDPTHPGLAALFGRLGALVAQREAGFEVSRLFDDSLAARSLVFLPREFQPEGQTFDDRYRFVGPCLTARAFQGEWEPPNSVRPRVFISLGTAYNHRPEFYRACLEAFAGLAIHVVLALGDRVCREALGPVPANVELHESVPQLSVLEQVDLFITHAGMGSTMEGLHLGVPLLAVPQMAEQRANAARVQALGLGRQLAPEAVTAASLREAALSVLVDAELSLRVADYRKRSQAAGGAAAAADTIEELL from the coding sequence GTGGCACACATCCTTTGCCTGGCACCCGGCGCGGCCGGTCACGTCAACCCGCTGCTCGGCCTGGTCACCGAGCTGACCGACCGGGGCCACCGGGTCAGCTTCGCCACCACCAAGGACTACGCCGCCCGGGTCGCGCACGCCGGAGCCGAGGCGGTGGTCTACCACTCGGCGGTCGAGGAGTCCTGGACCGCCGACAACCCACCCGACTTCACCGGCGACGCCCTGGTCGAGATCCTCGGCTGGGGCGTCACCGAGACCGAGACCCAGCTGCCCGTGCTGGAACAGGCCTTCGCCGGGGACCAACCCGACCTCGTGGTCTACGACGGCATGCAGCTGCTGCGCTGGGTCGGCCCGCTGCTCGCGCAGCGGTGGGGCGTGCCCTCGGTGCAGACCTGCCCGTCCCTGGTCAGCAACGAGCACTGGTCGATGACCGACGAGTTCGTCTCCTTCGACCCCACCCACCCCGGGCTGGCCGCCCTGTTCGGACGGCTCGGTGCCCTGGTGGCACAACGGGAAGCCGGGTTCGAGGTCAGCCGCCTCTTCGACGACTCCCTGGCCGCGCGCAGCCTGGTGTTCCTGCCCCGGGAGTTCCAGCCCGAGGGGCAGACCTTCGACGACCGGTACCGCTTCGTCGGCCCCTGCCTGACCGCACGTGCCTTCCAGGGCGAGTGGGAGCCGCCGAACTCGGTGCGCCCGCGCGTGTTCATCTCCCTGGGCACCGCCTACAACCACCGGCCGGAGTTCTACCGCGCCTGCCTGGAAGCCTTCGCCGGACTGGCCATCCACGTGGTGCTGGCTCTGGGCGACCGGGTCTGCCGAGAGGCACTGGGCCCGGTCCCGGCCAACGTGGAGCTGCACGAGTCGGTGCCGCAGCTGTCGGTGCTGGAACAGGTCGACCTGTTCATCACCCACGCCGGGATGGGGTCCACGATGGAGGGACTGCACTTGGGCGTCCCGCTGCTGGCCGTGCCGCAAATGGCCGAACAGCGCGCCAACGCCGCCCGCGTGCAAGCCCTGGGCCTGGGCCGTCAGCTCGCCCCGGAGGCGGTGACGGCGGCCAGCCTGCGCGAGGCCGCCCTGTCCGTGCTCGTCGACGCCGAACTGTCCCTGCGGGTGGCCGACTACCGCAAGCGCTCGCAGGCCGCCGGGGGTGCCGCCGCGGCGGCCGACACGATCGAGGAACTGCTCTGA
- a CDS encoding putative immunity protein produces MYFDLSLDELRRITTFALACAEPALPVFSRDRPEDPRVREALAAARAFAGGGRRTKAIRVTALAAHRAARAAGSEAAAHAARAAGAAGSSAYLHPLAKATQVLHILGSAAHAARAFELTTGDAGLARVLALADPTVRAVLARYPAAPGGRGRVGELVRVLDTALRQSSSSIVSAAAAAPPAACERLR; encoded by the coding sequence ATGTACTTCGATCTGAGCCTGGACGAGCTGCGCCGGATCACGACCTTCGCGCTGGCCTGCGCCGAGCCCGCGCTGCCGGTCTTCAGCCGCGACCGGCCGGAGGATCCCCGCGTGCGGGAGGCACTGGCCGCGGCGCGGGCCTTCGCCGGGGGCGGTCGCCGCACGAAGGCCATCCGCGTGACCGCCCTGGCCGCGCACCGGGCGGCCAGGGCGGCGGGCAGCGAGGCCGCCGCGCACGCGGCGCGGGCGGCGGGTGCGGCCGGGTCCTCGGCCTACCTGCACCCGTTGGCCAAGGCCACGCAGGTGCTGCACATCCTGGGTTCGGCCGCGCACGCCGCCCGGGCCTTCGAGCTGACCACCGGGGATGCCGGGCTGGCGCGGGTGCTGGCGCTGGCGGATCCGACCGTGCGGGCGGTGCTGGCGCGCTACCCGGCCGCCCCGGGCGGGCGTGGGCGGGTGGGTGAGCTGGTGCGGGTGCTGGACACCGCGTTGCGTCAGAGCAGTTCCTCGATCGTGTCGGCCGCCGCGGCGGCACCCCCGGCGGCCTGCGAGCGCTTGCGGTAG
- a CDS encoding TioE family transcriptional regulator, whose product MSRNPQTRLRPVDLAREHGLSTQAVRNYEAEGILPEARRSESGYRTYTPVHAQALRAFLALIPGHGHQTAAQVMRAVNTGDTEHALRLIDDSHAQLVADRRTLHAVEAALRDLAPVPAERGETFVGPLARKLGIQPATLRKWEQAGLVEPRRDRQTGYRVYRAADVREAQLVHQLRRGGYLLEQIAPLIRQVRAAGGIGPLESMLRDWHARLSARSRAMLRGAAALEAYLTQP is encoded by the coding sequence GTGTCGCGAAACCCTCAAACCCGGCTGCGGCCGGTGGACCTGGCCCGGGAGCACGGGCTGTCCACCCAGGCGGTCCGCAACTACGAGGCCGAGGGCATCCTGCCCGAGGCGCGGCGCTCGGAGTCGGGCTACCGCACCTACACCCCGGTGCACGCCCAGGCGCTGCGGGCCTTCCTCGCGCTCATCCCCGGGCACGGGCACCAGACCGCGGCGCAGGTCATGCGCGCGGTCAACACCGGCGACACCGAGCACGCCCTGCGGCTCATCGACGACAGCCACGCCCAGCTCGTGGCGGACCGGCGCACCCTGCACGCGGTCGAGGCCGCCCTGAGGGACCTCGCCCCGGTACCGGCCGAACGGGGGGAGACCTTCGTGGGACCGCTGGCCCGCAAGCTCGGCATCCAGCCCGCCACCCTGCGCAAGTGGGAACAGGCCGGACTGGTCGAACCGCGGCGGGACCGCCAGACCGGCTACCGGGTCTACCGCGCCGCCGACGTGCGCGAGGCCCAGCTCGTGCACCAGCTGCGCCGCGGCGGCTACCTGCTGGAACAGATCGCGCCCCTGATCCGGCAGGTCCGCGCCGCGGGCGGCATCGGGCCACTGGAGTCGATGCTGCGCGACTGGCACGCCCGGCTCTCCGCACGCAGCCGGGCCATGCTCCGGGGCGCGGCCGCGCTGGAGGCCTACCTCACGCAGCCCTAG
- a CDS encoding helix-turn-helix transcriptional regulator, with amino-acid sequence MDRDFTQPLDVPALARIALLSPTHFTRSFRATFGETPHRYLQRRRIERAMALLREPSVTVTEVAGRVGFESLGTFSRTFRAVLGQSPSQYRARARPLPVPVCFVKAWTVVLDKPPATAAP; translated from the coding sequence ATGGACCGCGACTTCACCCAGCCCCTGGACGTGCCCGCCCTGGCCCGCATCGCGCTGCTGTCGCCCACCCACTTCACCCGCTCCTTCCGCGCCACCTTCGGCGAGACCCCGCACCGCTACCTCCAGCGCCGCCGCATCGAGCGCGCCATGGCGCTGCTGCGCGAGCCCTCGGTCACCGTCACCGAGGTCGCGGGCCGGGTCGGGTTCGAGAGCCTGGGCACCTTCAGCCGCACCTTCCGCGCCGTCCTCGGCCAGTCCCCGAGCCAGTACCGCGCCCGCGCCCGGCCGCTGCCCGTGCCGGTGTGCTTCGTGAAGGCCTGGACGGTCGTTTTGGATAAGCCACCCGCCACCGCCGCGCCCTAG
- a CDS encoding VOC family protein: MFTRIGITAVTVLDQDAALEFYVGKLGFQVTNDVDLGFMRWLTVALPADPGRELLLEVPGSPRHSEEVAAQIRDLVTKGALGVAAILHTDDCQKTYETLAARGVEFTELPTAQPYGIDCALRDPFGNHLRITQLATSPVEVTDEDRARWQG, translated from the coding sequence ATGTTCACGCGCATCGGCATCACCGCGGTCACCGTGCTCGACCAGGACGCGGCCCTGGAGTTCTACGTCGGCAAGCTCGGCTTCCAGGTCACCAACGACGTCGACCTGGGCTTCATGCGGTGGCTCACCGTCGCCCTGCCCGCCGACCCCGGCCGGGAGCTGCTCCTGGAGGTGCCCGGCTCGCCCCGGCACAGCGAGGAGGTCGCCGCCCAGATCCGCGACCTGGTCACCAAGGGCGCCCTCGGCGTGGCCGCCATCCTGCACACCGACGACTGCCAGAAGACCTACGAGACCCTGGCCGCGCGCGGGGTGGAGTTCACCGAGCTGCCCACCGCCCAGCCCTACGGCATCGACTGCGCGCTGCGCGACCCGTTCGGCAACCACCTGCGCATCACCCAGCTCGCCACCAGCCCGGTCGAGGTCACCGACGAGGACCGCGCCCGCTGGCAGGGCTGA
- a CDS encoding VOC family protein encodes MACRISELVLDCVDPEGLAAFWCAVLGYVELDREPDGSIEIGPPTGFGGPQSTLVLSPTADPRPAKLRLHLDISPTDRDQAAELVRLLDLGARHADIGQTGEEPWYPLLDPEGNEFCLLRQRIEPVTAPAS; translated from the coding sequence ATGGCATGCCGCATCAGTGAACTGGTCCTGGACTGCGTCGACCCGGAAGGGCTGGCCGCCTTCTGGTGTGCGGTGCTGGGCTACGTCGAGCTCGACCGCGAGCCGGACGGCAGCATCGAGATCGGCCCGCCCACCGGCTTCGGCGGACCCCAGTCCACCCTGGTCCTGAGCCCCACCGCCGATCCGCGCCCGGCGAAGCTGCGCCTGCACCTGGACATCAGCCCCACCGACCGCGACCAGGCCGCCGAACTGGTCCGCCTGCTGGACCTGGGTGCACGGCACGCCGACATCGGCCAGACCGGCGAGGAGCCCTGGTACCCGCTGCTGGACCCGGAGGGCAACGAGTTCTGCCTGCTGCGCCAGCGGATCGAGCCCGTCACAGCCCCAGCTTCGTGA
- a CDS encoding site-specific integrase translates to MDAHSTTSPLAERLPVEVRGGLVRVSRSVLVDTEALLAVRARFDDEQAGALARYLEASQSPNTLRAYRSDWLAWSAWCAQEGRQALPADPLDVAVYLAAAADTRRESGQWAFSPATLDRKAAAIAAVHAANGLPAPTRADAVRLTLRGIRRTRRTQPVRKRPVLLHTLEELLAGLPEDGPARYRDQLLLLVGFAGALRRSELAALTLDDVQVHTDHQTGEPLLLVQLATTKTDPTGAHEQRVALPRGQRPATCPVCAFANWVALLAASTRGALAEHPAPPTAQHTCHGYQGTHLADGTGVALFPSVNKHGQLGRAPISGRAVAELVKRYAARAGLDPALFSGHSLRAGFATQAALGGASDREIMRQGRWSNPRTVHRYIRTANPLEDNAVTKLGL, encoded by the coding sequence GTGGACGCGCACAGCACAACCTCCCCCCTGGCCGAGCGGCTCCCGGTCGAGGTCCGGGGCGGGCTGGTCCGGGTCAGCCGCAGCGTGCTGGTGGACACCGAGGCGCTGCTGGCGGTGCGGGCGCGTTTCGACGACGAGCAGGCCGGTGCGCTGGCCCGCTACCTGGAGGCCTCGCAGTCGCCCAACACCCTGCGCGCCTACCGCTCGGACTGGCTGGCCTGGTCGGCCTGGTGCGCCCAGGAGGGGCGCCAGGCCCTGCCCGCCGACCCGCTGGACGTGGCGGTGTACCTGGCGGCGGCGGCGGACACCCGCCGGGAGTCGGGCCAGTGGGCGTTCAGCCCGGCCACCCTGGACCGCAAGGCGGCGGCGATCGCGGCGGTGCACGCGGCCAACGGCCTGCCCGCCCCCACCCGCGCGGACGCGGTGCGCCTGACCCTGCGCGGCATCCGCCGCACCCGCCGCACGCAGCCGGTCCGCAAGCGCCCGGTGCTGCTGCACACCCTGGAGGAGCTGCTGGCGGGCCTGCCGGAGGACGGCCCGGCCCGCTACCGCGACCAGCTGCTCCTGCTGGTGGGCTTCGCGGGGGCGTTGCGCCGCAGCGAGCTGGCCGCGCTGACCCTGGACGACGTCCAGGTGCACACCGACCACCAGACCGGCGAGCCCCTGCTGCTGGTGCAGCTGGCCACCACCAAGACCGACCCGACCGGCGCGCACGAGCAGCGGGTGGCCCTGCCGCGGGGCCAGCGCCCGGCGACCTGCCCGGTGTGCGCCTTCGCCAACTGGGTGGCCCTGCTGGCGGCCAGCACCCGCGGCGCGCTGGCCGAGCACCCGGCACCGCCCACGGCCCAGCACACCTGCCACGGCTACCAGGGCACGCACCTGGCGGACGGCACCGGGGTGGCGTTGTTCCCGTCGGTGAACAAGCACGGCCAGCTGGGCCGCGCACCGATCTCCGGGCGGGCGGTGGCCGAGCTGGTCAAGCGCTACGCCGCCCGGGCGGGCCTGGACCCGGCGCTGTTCTCCGGGCACTCGCTGCGGGCCGGGTTCGCCACGCAGGCCGCGCTGGGCGGTGCCAGCGACCGCGAGATCATGCGGCAGGGCCGCTGGTCCAACCCCCGCACAGTGCACCGCTACATCCGCACGGCCAACCCGTTGGAGGACAACGCGGTCACGAAGCTGGGGCTGTGA
- a CDS encoding DUF554 domain-containing protein, which translates to MTGLGTVINVVAIVVGAGLGAVLGDRLPKRWRELLVSSLALFLLAMGVYQAMQAFTGEFAAAAGGAATIIVLGALVVGSGLGSLLDIEAGLDRLGANLQRRFAKDATAAGGSAFATGFVTATLLFVVGPMAVLGSFADGVQGDPGILAVKSILDGVMSLAFAASLGWGVGLSAVPVLLYQGGLTALASVLSAVMVPAVVGSLTAVGGVLILAISVRLLELREIAVANLLPALPLAPVATAVYLALA; encoded by the coding sequence GTGACAGGTCTGGGTACGGTGATCAACGTCGTGGCGATCGTGGTGGGTGCCGGGCTGGGGGCGGTGCTCGGTGACCGCCTGCCCAAGCGGTGGCGCGAGCTGCTGGTGTCCTCGCTGGCGTTGTTCCTGCTGGCCATGGGCGTCTACCAGGCGATGCAGGCCTTCACCGGCGAGTTCGCCGCCGCGGCGGGCGGGGCCGCGACGATCATCGTGCTCGGCGCGCTGGTCGTGGGCAGCGGGCTGGGTTCGCTGCTGGACATCGAGGCCGGGCTGGACCGGCTGGGCGCGAACCTGCAGCGGCGCTTCGCCAAGGACGCCACCGCGGCGGGCGGCAGCGCGTTCGCCACCGGGTTCGTCACCGCCACCCTGCTGTTCGTGGTCGGTCCGATGGCGGTGCTGGGCTCCTTCGCCGACGGCGTGCAGGGCGATCCCGGGATCCTGGCGGTGAAGTCCATTTTGGACGGTGTGATGTCGTTGGCCTTCGCCGCCAGTCTCGGCTGGGGTGTGGGCCTGTCGGCGGTGCCGGTGCTGCTGTACCAGGGCGGGCTCACCGCGCTGGCCTCGGTGCTCAGCGCGGTGATGGTCCCGGCGGTGGTCGGCTCGCTGACCGCGGTCGGCGGCGTGCTGATCCTGGCGATCAGCGTGCGGCTGCTGGAGCTGCGGGAGATCGCGGTGGCCAACCTGCTGCCCGCGCTGCCGCTGGCGCCGGTGGCCACCGCCGTCTACCTCGCGCTGGCCTGA
- the uvrA gene encoding excinuclease ABC subunit UvrA, translating into MYNRSFSFNLPFGQCPDCEGLGCTGCGFQRLRPAQRLVRLGGRGIAEVSALPAEQALAFFTGLELSDRDRVLLDQALAEITDRLRYLADVGLGYLTLDRPARTLSGGEAQRIRLAGQLGTRLFGLLYVLDEPTAGLHPKDVADLVVTLKALRDRGNILIVVEHDQHLIRAADWVVELGPAAGEHGGRLMFTGTAQELLNNPESVTGAYLSGRRPGHVPARRRRPDPDPDRRLVVRGARANNLAGIDVAFPLGCFTAVSGVSGAGKSTLVDTILYRAAERALGGQAPEPGAHEAVTGLHQVDRVIRVDQTPIGRSGRSTPATYTGILDAVRKLFAATGEARRRGFGPGRFSFNSPGGRCEACAGDGTVRVEMYFLPDVFLTCDGCHGTRYAAETLAVRYRDRTIAEVLDLPVAEAAEFFAGDRAVAASLRTLCEVGLGYLRLGQSATTLSGGEAQRIKLAAELQRRPGKHTLYLLDEPTTGLHAQDVDRMMGVLHRLVAKGHTVIAVSHDLAVVRAADWVVDLGPGGGTGGGRVVAVGTPEQVAAAPSSHTGRYLAGRDS; encoded by the coding sequence ATGTACAACCGGTCCTTCTCCTTCAACCTGCCCTTCGGCCAGTGCCCGGACTGCGAGGGCCTGGGCTGCACCGGCTGCGGGTTCCAGCGGCTGCGCCCGGCCCAGCGCCTGGTGCGGCTGGGCGGCCGGGGCATCGCCGAGGTCAGCGCGCTGCCCGCCGAGCAGGCGCTGGCCTTCTTCACCGGCCTGGAGCTGTCCGACCGCGACCGCGTGCTGCTGGACCAGGCGCTGGCCGAGATCACCGACCGGCTGCGGTACCTGGCCGACGTGGGCCTGGGCTACCTGACCCTGGACCGCCCGGCACGCACGCTCTCCGGCGGTGAGGCCCAGCGCATCCGGCTGGCCGGGCAGCTGGGCACGCGGCTGTTCGGGCTGCTGTACGTGCTGGACGAGCCGACTGCCGGGCTGCACCCCAAGGACGTCGCCGATCTGGTGGTGACACTGAAAGCGTTGCGGGACAGGGGCAACATACTGATCGTGGTGGAGCACGACCAGCACCTGATCCGCGCCGCGGACTGGGTGGTCGAGCTCGGCCCGGCCGCGGGCGAGCACGGCGGGCGACTGATGTTCACCGGGACCGCGCAGGAGCTGCTGAACAACCCGGAGTCGGTGACCGGGGCCTACCTCAGCGGTCGCCGTCCGGGGCACGTGCCGGCGCGGCGGCGCCGTCCGGACCCGGACCCGGACCGGCGGCTGGTGGTGCGGGGCGCGCGGGCCAACAACCTGGCCGGGATCGACGTGGCCTTCCCGCTGGGCTGCTTCACCGCGGTCAGCGGGGTGTCCGGGGCGGGCAAGTCCACGCTGGTGGACACGATCCTCTACCGCGCGGCCGAGCGCGCCCTGGGCGGACAGGCACCGGAACCCGGTGCGCACGAGGCGGTGACCGGGCTGCACCAGGTGGACCGGGTGATCCGGGTCGACCAGACCCCGATCGGCCGGTCCGGGCGGTCCACCCCGGCCACCTACACCGGGATACTGGACGCGGTGCGCAAGCTGTTCGCCGCGACCGGGGAGGCCAGGCGGCGCGGGTTCGGGCCCGGCCGGTTCTCCTTCAACTCCCCCGGCGGCCGCTGCGAGGCCTGTGCCGGTGACGGCACGGTCCGGGTGGAGATGTACTTCCTGCCGGATGTCTTCCTCACCTGCGACGGCTGCCACGGCACGCGCTACGCCGCCGAGACCCTGGCGGTGCGCTACCGGGACCGCACGATCGCCGAGGTGCTGGACCTCCCGGTGGCCGAGGCGGCCGAGTTCTTCGCCGGGGACCGGGCGGTGGCGGCCTCGCTGCGCACGCTGTGCGAGGTCGGCCTGGGCTACCTGCGGCTGGGCCAGTCCGCGACCACGCTCTCCGGCGGGGAGGCGCAGCGGATCAAGCTCGCCGCCGAGCTGCAACGCCGTCCGGGCAAGCACACGCTCTACCTGTTGGACGAGCCCACGACGGGGTTGCACGCCCAGGACGTGGACCGGATGATGGGCGTGCTGCACCGGCTGGTGGCCAAGGGCCACACGGTGATCGCGGTGTCGCACGACCTGGCGGTGGTGCGCGCGGCCGACTGGGTGGTGGACCTGGGCCCGGGCGGGGGCACCGGTGGCGGGCGGGTGGTGGCCGTCGGCACGCCCGAACAGGTCGCGGCCGCACCGAGCAGTCACACCGGGCGGTACCTGGCGGGCCGGGACTCGTAG